The following are encoded in a window of Planctomycetaceae bacterium genomic DNA:
- a CDS encoding ParB N-terminal domain-containing protein, which yields MVESQSQPVDKHSASSAVNEKLSGSSLRVAMVPIAACDLLEKNARFMRVEQYKRLVENIRRDGCLTSVPFAIRRGERYAILSGNHRVKAAHEAGLAEIMVLYTDRELTRAQQVAIQLSHNAIAGQDDLAILRELYDEINDVALMEYSGLDDVVLDRLNPPSLDPLSEKGLEYRIVSIAFLPEEVERAERLFAKVLEQATGDVTWINRYADYDRMLDALTAAKEQAGIKNTATAFGLLLDLADKHLQDIPFGTGEGQALDEGVVGAVDVDLMLPSKTVA from the coding sequence ATGGTGGAAAGCCAATCACAGCCAGTCGATAAGCACAGCGCCAGCTCCGCAGTAAACGAGAAGCTGTCCGGCTCCAGCCTGCGCGTGGCGATGGTGCCCATCGCCGCCTGCGATCTGCTGGAAAAGAACGCCCGCTTCATGCGGGTCGAGCAGTACAAGCGGCTGGTGGAGAACATCCGCCGCGACGGCTGTTTGACCAGCGTGCCCTTCGCGATCCGCCGCGGGGAGCGCTACGCCATCCTCTCGGGCAACCACCGCGTCAAGGCCGCCCACGAAGCCGGGCTGGCGGAGATCATGGTGCTCTACACGGATCGGGAACTCACGCGCGCCCAGCAAGTGGCCATTCAGCTTTCGCACAACGCCATCGCCGGCCAGGATGATCTGGCAATCCTGCGTGAGCTGTACGACGAGATTAACGATGTGGCGCTGATGGAATACTCGGGCCTCGACGACGTGGTCCTGGACCGGCTGAACCCGCCCAGCCTGGACCCGCTGTCAGAGAAGGGCCTGGAGTACCGGATCGTCTCGATTGCATTCCTGCCCGAGGAGGTCGAGCGAGCCGAGAGACTCTTCGCCAAGGTGCTGGAGCAAGCCACCGGCGACGTCACCTGGATCAACCGCTATGCAGATTATGACCGGATGCTGGATGCCCTCACCGCCGCCAAGGAACAGGCTGGGATCAAGAACACCGCGACGGCATTCGGGCTGCTGCTAGATCTGGCGGACAAGCACCTGCAGGACATTCCGTTCGGCACAGGAGAAGGTCAAGCCTTAGATGAAGGTGTCGTAGGCGCAGTTGACGTCGATCTCATGCTCCCCTCCAAGACTGTCGCGTAA